The following proteins come from a genomic window of Astatotilapia calliptera chromosome 11, fAstCal1.2, whole genome shotgun sequence:
- the LOC113032827 gene encoding uncharacterized protein LOC113032827, which translates to MDSQQPLTEDLRRSGRDSRPPAHLQQYDVQYPGSRSARCDTESQTECQHSDTDTHGLQDPDGESERQPETSPAPLPTNQDEVMRELLMTMREIRQIMIQLSPPHSRSSSRSSIHIVSDESKSSVCGLQAIPQTHQQHEQFPVIDPATCQSPSQPPQVSRHSGAVLAASPPFPNSTILDAAVPSSGLPRPVFPTPDETPFNFLATPLQGPHQISCVQPAVPLDEDPAQSLVCIPEPRQHPPLKQQPATSDGLHAQKPSVPITASSSHPVSTRTHVYKLEGPSFPDLTREDEIQYRLLRMALTNLLDPHETEHFKYHVLLDHLKVDQAKRLAISFSYAPDPYTQAIKALDERYGQPRQLALKELRNILELPPIRAGDGRTLDNFALRVQALVGLLTTMGDQGQTELNCGSHVDRLLEKLPAEHSSRFKRHIYREQGDMMYDLPLFSSWLQMECKCQPRKDSPVSSFNQPRPAHKYTSPLTTILHGTNASDPVQAAQPIIMTKARCAYCCSPEHHISKCPEFINKTKDEKINWIKRNKRCWRCARTHQAAKCDLRKACATCMERHLQILCEVNQRPRTETNPVVRTLYFDRPSDCPSVLLKVVKVLLRNGKRTLETYAILDDGSQRTMLLTSAAKHLHLTGKAEKLSLRTVHQEVETIQGSCVSFQISPIAHPEKTYTINNAFATSHLALSDHTYPVSSLQRRYKHLQGILLTFINKAAPLLLIGSDHTHLITPIAPVRHGPFGSPAAVKTRLGWTLQGPITDFQPQSSSTHAQCLFTSSSSGSGEPLQHILVSADGSEFIQPPHTLPSAVPMSSPAVPLSPVPPPVAAIPPVVRALPAPASLGPASAKPRTLPPAPAKLPNGLQVWACRCIPRGWHLDLLCRNRWLHGRPPELSGLHCRPLGRPPEPILDL; encoded by the coding sequence ATGGATTCACAGCAGCCATTGACCGAAGATTTGAGACGTTCCGGTCGTGATAGTCGACCTCCGGCCCACCTGCAGCAGTATGACGTTCAGTATCCTGGAAGTAGAAGTGCTCGATGTGATACAGAGAGTCAAACAGAATGCCAGCAtagtgacacagacacacatgggcTGCAGGATCCTGATGGAGAGTCAGAAAGACAACCAGAGACATCGcctgctcctttacccaccAATCAAGATGAGGTGATGAGGGAACTCCTGATGACAATGAGGGAGATTAGGCAAATCATGATTCAGTTATCTCCTCCCCATTCTCGCAGTTCCTCCAGATCTTCAATTCACATTGTCTCTGATGAAAGCAAATCCTCTGTTTGCGGTTTACAAGCCATTCCCCAAACACATCAGCAACATGAGCAGTTCCCAGTGATTGATCCAGCAACATGTCAATCACCCTCTCAGCCCCCCCAGGTTAGCCGTCACTCTGGTGCAGTTCTGGCTGCTAGCCCTCCTTTCCCTAATTCAACAATATTAGATGCTGCAGTTCCTTCAAGTGGTTTGCCTAGACCAGTTTTTCCTACACCAGATGAGACTCCTTTTAATTTCCTGGCCACGCCACTGCAAGGTCCCCACCAGATTTCATGTGTTCAACCTGCTGTTCCTCTAGATGAAGACCCCGCTCAATCTCTCGTTTGCATTCCAGAACCAAGGCAGCACCCTCCTTTAAAGCAGCAACCAGCTACATCTGATGGTTTGCATGCACAAAAACCTTCGGTACCCATTACTGCTAGTTCTAGTCACCCTGTTAGCACTAGAACACATGTGTATAAACTTGAGGGTCCTTCTTTCCCAGACCTTACCAGAGAAGATGAAATCCAGTATAGGCTGTTACGAATGGCCCTTACTAACCTGCTTGACCCTCATGAGACAGAGCATTTCAAATATCATGTCCTTCTTGATCACCTGAAAGTAGACCAAGCTAAACGGTTAGCTATTTCCTTTTCCTATGCTCCTGACCCATACACTCAAGCCATCAAAGCTCTTGATGAGCGTTATGGGCAACCAAGACAGCTAGCATTGAAAGAGCTACGGAATATACTGGAGCTTCCTCCTATCAGAGCAGGTGATGGTCGGACTCTGGACAACTTTGCTCTTCGTGTGCAAGCTTTAGTTGGCTTGCTTACCACTATGGGTGATCAAGGACAGACAGAACTAAATTGTGGCTCCCATGTCGATCGCCTACTTGAAAAGTTGCCCGCAGAGCATTCCAGTCGCTTCAAACGGCACATTTACAGGGAACAAGGAGATATGATGtatgacttacctttgttctcaTCCTGGTTGCAAATGGAATGCAAGTGTCAACCAAGAAAGGACAGTCCTGTTTCATCCTTTAACCAGCCACGACCTGCCCATAAGTACACCTCTCCACTCACAACAATATTACATGGAACAAATGCATCCGATCCTGTACAGGCAGCACAACCAATCATAATGACTAAGGCTAGATGTGCATATTGCTGCTCACCTGAACACCACATTAGCAAGTGCCCTGAGTTCATTAACAAGACAAAGGATGAGAAAATAAACTGGATAAAGAGAAACAAACGGTGCTGGCGTTGTGCTAGAACTCATCAGGCTGCGAAGTGTGATCTGAGGAAAGCATGTGCCACCTGCATGGAAAGACATCTACAGATCCTATGTGAGGTGAATCAGAGACCTAGAACTGAAACTAATCCTGTAGTGAGGACACTGTACTTTGATAGACCTAGCGATTGTCCTAGTGTACTATTAAAGGTTGTGAAAGTGCTCCTGCGTAATGGCAAAAGAACCCTGGAAACATATGCAATACTTGATGATGGCTCCCAACGTACCATGCTTCTGACATCTGCAGCTAAGCATCTCCACCTAACTGGGAAAGCTGAAAAATTATCACTCAGAACTGTCCATCAAGAAGTTGAAACCATTCAAGGTTCTTGTGTAAGTTTCCAGATTTCTCCCATCGCACATCCAGAGAAAACTTACACAATTAATAATGCCTTCGCTACAAGTCACTTAGCACTTTCAGACCACACCTACCCCGTATCCTCTCTTCAACGGCGATACAAGCATCTTCAAGGTATCCTATTAACCTTCATTAACAAAGCAGCTCCACTACTGCTCATAGGCTCTGATCATACCCACCTTATTACGCCTATTGCACCAGTTAGACATGGACCATTTGGATCTCCTGCAGCAGTCAAAACCCGCTTAGGATGGACACTCCAAGGTCCAATCACAGACTTCCAACCCCAGAGCAGTTCCACGCATGCCCAATGTTTGTTCACATCTTCCAGttcaggttcaggagaaccactCCAGCACATCCTTGTGTCCGCTGATGGCTCTGAATTCATTCAGCCACCTCATACTCTACCATCAGCAGTACCTATGTCGTCACCGGCAGTGCCACTATCACCAGTTCCACCGCCTGTGGCTGCCATTCCGCCAGTGGTCAGGGCGCTGCCTGCTCCTGCATCACTTGGTCCTGCCTCTGCCAAGCCCCGTACATTGCCCCCAGCACCTGCAAAACTGCCCAACGGTCTGCAGGTCTGGGCCTGCCGCTGCATCCCACGCGGTTGGCATTTGGACCTGCTTTGCCGCAACCGCTGGCTacatggtcggccccctgaactgtctgGCCTGCATTGTCGACCTCTAGGTCGACCCCCTGAACCTATATTAGACCTGTAG